From the genome of Lysinibacter sp. HNR:
CTCGCTAGTCGCAGCGCTTGCTGGAGTAGATCGACTGCTCCTCATCTCCTCTGACGGAATCGGGCAGCGCCTCGCACAGCATAAAAATGTTATTGATTCAGCTAAAACCAGTGGGGTGAAATTTATTGCCTACACCAGCATCCTGCAGGCTGATACCTCCCAACTGACCCTCGCCCCCGAACATAAAGCTACCGAGGAATACCTCGTCTCCTCAGGGGTCACTCACACCCTCCTGCGCAATGGTTGGTACACCGAGAACTACGCTGGAAATCTCAGCACAGCGCGCCAAACGGGCACTGTTGTTGGGATCACCGGAAATGGAAAAGTGTCGAGCGCATCCCGCTCCGACTACGCGGAGGCGGCAGCAATCGTCTTGACAGACGCTGTACACGATGGAGCAGTTTTCGAACTCTCGGGCGATGTCGCATGGAGCTATGAAGAACTCGCTGCTGCTCTCAGCAGCGTTATTGACCGTGAAGTAATTTACCAGCAGGTTTCAACCGAGACCTATACGCAACGCCTCATTGACGCTGGACTAGACCGGGGGGTTGCAGATTTTCTCACCCGGCTCGAGTTGGATGCGGCCCAGGGTCTCCTCTCCCTGGTCACGGGTGATCTCAGCCGTTTGATCGGGCGCCCAACAACTCCCCTGCGAGAGGGACTTGCCCAACTCGTCTAGGAACCAAGCACCCGGCGAAGATACGCGTTCTCAAAGCGGCGCTCTGGATCAAGACGGTTACGCACGGCAAGAAAGTCTTCAAAGCGCGGATAAACCTCGCGCAACGATCCGGCCTGTCGAAAGTGGACTTTCCCCCAGTGCGGACGCCCGCCGTGCGCTTTCATAATTTCCTCGGCAGCAACAAAATATTCACGCGGATTTTCGCGATAGTAACGGTGAATCGCAATGTATCCGGTCTCCTGACCATACGCGGTAGAGAGCCAGTTATCGTCAGCAGCGGCGGAGCGAACCTCCAACGGGAAGGAGATACGCCACCCTCGACGCTTGATGAGAACTTTCATCTCGTGCAGTGCTTCGGGTACTGCCTCGCGCGGTAATGCATACTCCATCTCACGAAACCGCACGGCGCGATTACTCACAAAAACGTTTGGTGAGTGATCTGTAAAACTGCGGCTTCCTGTAACCCGCTGAGCAAATCGATTAACCGGGGGCACGATGCCGGGCATCATCGCGCCCAGAGCGCAAACAGCACGATACGTTTGATTAGCTAGCAGCTCATCGTTTACCCAGCGACCAACCTTCGATAGCGGCACTCGCGCTTCCGAGAGCGGGAGCCGAGTGTTTGTTTTAGTCAACCCAATCTCGGTGTGGGGGAACCAGTAGAACTCAAAATGATCTTCATCCGCTGACCGCTCCACATAGCTCTCTACAACCTGTTGCAGAGGTTCGGGTCGCTCAACGGCCCGGAGGAGAAAAGCGGGCACACACTGAATCGTCAGATCGGTGATCACGCCCAGGGCGCCCAGAGCAACACGAGCGGCGGGGAGGAGATCCGGATTCTCGGTCTCGCTGATGCGTAACTTCTCACCGTTAGCAACCACCAGCGTGAGGGCGACAATCTGAGTGGCCAAACCACCAAAAGAACCACCCGTGCCGTGGGTGCCTGTTGAGGTGGCTCCAGCGAGGGTCTGGCGATCAATATCACCCATATTCTGTAGCGCAAGCCCATAGGGCTGCAGGAGCTTTGATAACTGATGTAGAGGCGTGCCCGCTGCAAGAGTTACCCTGCTACGCTCCGCATCCACACTAATAACACCACTCAGTCCGTCAAGACTGAGCTGTACATCCGGGGCTGCCGCAATATCGGTAAAACTGTGCCCGGAGCCGATGGCTTTGACCCGCATTCCCCGCTCAACTGCTAACACAACGGTGCGCTGCACTTCCTCGACGCTCACGGGATGCTCCACCCGGGTGGGCACAATTGATACGGTTCTCCCCCAGTTACGCCAGGTTCTATCCTTTGTCCTCATAAAAATACTTTTCCCTCACCTCGATAACTGGGCACAGCGCCCGCCACCCGCATGCCCCCAGAGGCCGCCTCTACTACCTGAAACTCGTTCACGTGTTCACTCAGCTCACCGGATTTTGTATGACGTAACCACACCCGATCTCCCATGCTCAGGGCATGCGCAGACTCGCCAACAAGCGGACTCTGAACCTCGCCAGCCATTTCTCGCGGAACCATCGAGAGGCCCACCGGCCATTCAATACGAGGAAGACGATCCACGCCGGGCGGGCCAGAAGCCACCCATCCCCCACCGAGCAGCGTTACGGTCTTGCCGTTAGGGTGACGCACCACCGAAAGCGCGAAGGACGCGGCGGGTGCCGGGGTAAATCCGCGATAGGTATCAAAGAGGTGCCCACCAAACAACCCGCTACCCGCCGCAATCTCTGTTACCGACGGATCACCACCGGTGAACTCAAGAGAACCCGTACCGCCACCGTTAACAAATTCCAGATCGATCAACTCACGAACCTCCGCCACGGCCTCCGCCCGGCGGGCCAGCAGTTCTTCGCGCGATTTTTGCTGCATCCAACGCACAACTATGCTTCTTAGCGGACGTCCTGGAGAGTTATCTCCCTGTCCCGCGATCTGAGCCTCGTATCCCATCAGCCCCACGATTTTAAAACCGGGCCGATGTATAATCTGCTCCGCCATCTCGCGCAGCCCCCGTGGCTCGTGTAGCGGCGATCGAAAAACACCGATATGGCCCAAAAGAGGAGCCTTCCACGAGGCATCAAGCTCAAGACACACTCGAATAGTTTCCCGTCGAGAGGAAGGAACGATCGAATCGATAAAATCAAGCTGGGCAAGCGAGTCGATCATGAGCGTGACACGGTCCGCGAGTTCCGCTGAGCCTGCAAGACGCTGGATTCCCTCTCGATCAGCGGTCGGATAACCCACCACCACATCTTCGATAGGAGAATGTGCTGAATCACCCTCCGCGAGCCACAGGGCCTCGGGAAGCGTATATGCAAGCACCCCTGAGTACCCGGGAAGCTCCAGTACACCGTCCAACACCGAGCGCACTCGAACAGATTTCGAGGCGACCCTGATCGGTTTCCCTCCGGCCCGCCGCAACATATCGTGAGCGTTGTGGCGCAGCGCTGGGAGATGAATAACCGCCAGCGGAGTGTCCAACCGATCGGTAGCCGCTGAGAGCTGTGGCCAGAAAATCTCTGGCGTCTTCCAAACCTCTTCGCCACCCCGGGGAGCAGGCGTCATATCAAGAGTTGTGTTCCTCACGCCCATGCGAGCCCCTTCCGCTCTGACGGGCACGAGCCTACCATCTTTTTCCTATGCCTACAGAACACATCATCAAGAAAGATTAGATATCATTCATAATGATTCCGCCTAGCTCCAGAAAAGTAATGCTTGCTCTCTAGGAACAGACCCATTTTCCCACCCTCATCTTGACGATAAGATTCGGTCGAGATATGGTTAATAGCTGCCCAGATTTTCTGGCATAACAATTCAATAGCGTGTGATTTATGACCCTTATCCCGAATACCTCGTGTATTCACTCAGGGGCTGATCGGTTTCGACGTTACCTGCGAAACTATGAGAAGCGGGTCGAGGATGCACAGTTATCTCGTTAACGATCTGTGCAAAACAATAGGTGCCAATTCTAAGCGCACCGACTTCGCTCTCGCTGCTTAAGCCAGAGTAGAAAGTCCGTCAGACCGGGTTTGCTTCCGCCCCGTGTTCTGGCGTCGTTAAGGGAGCTTGCTGGTAGATCGAGTCTCAGGATCTATCGGGACTTTTACTGAGGCTGGGCTCGTCGATCTAGGTGCCTGTGACAAAGATCGGGGCCGAGTAGAACGTTCTCACAGGCTACGCCCGTAGAAGGCCTAGAATCACAGTAGCGGACCCGGGTTCAATTCCCGGCAGCTCCACTGGGTCACTCGATCACACACCATTGAAACCCTTGCGGTGAGTAACCACACTCAGTGTGTGGTTACTCACCGCAAGAGGCTCGCTAACCACCAAGGTTCTCAATCAAACGCAAGGTTACACCGTGCGCACCCGCCGCGGCAATCTCTCGTGCGGTACGCCCCCCGGCATCGGGCTGTGTCACCGAAGCCCCAGCACGAATCGCAAGCGCAGCAAGGTTGGGGTCACCAATCTCGACAGCACGCATCAGTTCAGCCTGAGCATTTACCGAATTCACCGGCGCGGTAATAGCCCTGTTCATGAGGTTTTCCTGCACCTGCAAGCCCCGCCGTTGCGCCATCCGGAGTGGAGTTTCCCCATCCCCCACGGCAGGAATCTCAAGATTTGCCCCCGCGGCCACAAGAACCCGCGCGGTGTCCTGATAAGCTTCAACCTGCGTGGCTTTTGCAAATAGAAGAGCCTCATGAAGGGCCACCCAGCCCGGGTTGTTCACGTGGTCAAGGGAAATCCCCGCCCGAACTAAACGCCCCACAATAGCCGCGTGGCCACGCTCAGCCGCCCGAATAAGACCGGTACCGTTGTACCAGTCAAGGCTCGCCACGTCTGCACCATTGGCAAGAGTGAGGTTCAAGAAGTCTAGATAGCCCTCGCTGGTGGAAATGAGATAGGCACTCTGAACGGTGTCATCCTTTGCGTTCACATCCGCGCCCGCGATAATAAGCTGCTCTGCCTCTGCAACGTTGTTAGCCCAGGCCGCCTGGATCAGTCTTGAATTAAGCTCCTCGATTGAAAGCCCCACGAGATCCTCTCGAACAACCGGACCTGGATCAGGTTCTGGTTCGGTAACAACAGCCCGGGACGAGGGCGTCGGACTCGAGGGAGCCGACGAGGGAGCACTCAGGGGCCGCGGAACAGAGCACCCCGTCAAGGCGAAGGCGGCCACCAGGACTCCTGCAAAAAATAATGTGTAGCGGCTCATGCTTCTCTTTTCTCCGGGGCAACACGCCGATGCTCAAACTTTAACCCAGTGTGCCTCAACACCGGCCAAAAGCACATCCACCGGGCCAGGGAGTCCTCCTCCTCTACTCGACCAAAGTCTTCTCATCCCTCTGGATGACACCGCTAATAAAGGAACATCAGCAAAATTACGGCTCACTACCCAGTAGTCTTTCCCAACACAATTATCATGTAAAATTGGACGCTTCCATCCCCCACACAGGGGAACCTAATTAGCTCATTTCTCAGATATTGCGTACCATCGAGGGTATGGAGATCCTGCGTAATATTCTTGTGATTTTTCATTTCATCGGCATCGGAGCACTCCTCGGAGGCTTCCTCACCCAGATGAAACAGCTCAAATTGGGCACCGCGGTTATTAACCCCGCTATGTTCCACGGCGCTCTCACCATGCTTGTTACCGGCATCCTACTCGTGGGCGTCGCCGAGATGGGCGATGGAACGGTTAACCATGTGAAGATCGCCGTGAAGCTTGCGATTCTTATTGCCATCATGGTTCTCATCTTTGTTAACCGCAAAAAAGAGAAGGTTGCCACGGGTGTCATCGGAGCCATCGGAGCGCTCACAATCGCAAACATTGTTATTGCGGTCGTGTGGTAGGCGCAAACTCGCGGCAGACGTGCTCTCGATGACACCCAGAGTCTCGTCGAGAGCATTGAGTAGCAAGCAGCCGGTGGGACACGGCACAATCAGGCCTCAACCAACAACACAGCACTGATCCTATCGACCACAAAGGGTTAGTATTAAGGCACAGATCCCACGAATCCTCAGTGAGGAGAACACCATGAGCACGCACACCTCGCCCAATGCACAACCCACACCTCGAGGCAACCGCTTTCTCACCTGGTTGAAAAACCGCTGGCTTGGCATCGTCGTAACGGCGCTCATGGTTGTACTGCTGATCCAAAATATCGGCATTATTAATAGCATCAACATTTCACTGCTGTGGATACAGATCTCAGCGCCGGTGTGGGTTCTTCTGCTTGTCCTCTTTGCGACGGGCGCAATCGCGGGAGTGTCTTTTGCCCGCAGTCGAGAAAAAGCCCGACAGGACAGTCACAAGAAGTAACTGGAGCGCGGATACAGAAGCGATGTAACCCAGATCTCCTATTCGCCTAGTTTGCTCCGTGTAGCTATCGCGCGCTCGGCCTCACGCCTATCCTGACGCTCACGCAGGGCATGACGCTTGTCGTATTCTCTCTTACCCTTCGCTACGGCAAGTTCAACCTTGGCACGACCGTCGTTAAAGTACAGCTTGAGAGGAATAATCGTATAGCCACCCTCACGGGTTTTATGCCACAGCTTGGTTATTTCCTGTTTATGTAGAAGCAGTTTACGTTTCCGACGAGTAGCGTGGTTGGTCCAGGTCCCATTGAAGTACTCGGGGATGTGAACGTTGTCGAGCCACACCTCGTTATTGTCGATGTAGGCGTACCCGTCCACGAGCGAGGCTTTACCCTGCCGCAGCGATTTTACTTCGGTACCGAATAGAACCATACCCGCTTCGTAGGTATCCTCAATAAGATAGTCGTGGCGAGCCTTACGATTGGTCGCGACAACAATCTCGCCACGTTCCTTAGGCATGGTTATATCTCCTGTATGTGATGGTAACCCGAAACAAACGTAGCTCGGGCAGCCTATAACACTAACACAGTGCGGACCTCAGATTCTCAAAAAGGACGCTCTATACTCTCAGGTAGCGCGTAATTGCAACCTTTGCAGCCAGCCCCGAGAGCAATATACCCAATGCCACAAGTATGGGCGGGATAACCAAAGATTGAAGCGTCGAAATGTAGGAGAAGGTAGGCAGCGTCTCTACTAAGACACCCTGCACAAAGAACTCAACAATTGCAACAGTGGCTAGGCTTGCAAGAACGGCACCAATCAGTGCTGAAATAATTCCCTCGATAATGAAGGGAGTCTGGATAAAACGGTTTGATGCACCCACCAAACGCATAATACCGATCTCTCGCCTGCGTGAGAACGCGGATAGACGAATTGTTGTAGAGATCAAAAGAACCGCCGCAACCAACATCAGGCCTGCAATCGACAGTGCGGTGTAGCTGGCGGCATTCAACACGTTAAAAATTCTGTCCAGAAGACTTCTCTGGTCCGAGACGCTCTGCACCCCGGAAATATTTGAGAGAGTCTCGCTGATGACCGCCGACTGGGAGGGGTCTTTTAGTTTGATCCAAAAAGTCTCGTTCATATCCGCCGGGGAGGAAATATCAACAATTGCGTTACCCTCAAATTCCCGCGAAAAAGCCTCAAAAGCAGCATCTCTATCGAGAAAGGTAACATCCTCGATAAAGGGCGCAAGCGCGTCCGACTCCAAAATACTCCGAACGTTCTCCACCTGCTCGGGGGTGGCGTCACTCCCCGCACAAGTCTGTGAATTGTATACCTCGGTACACATGTACACGGCAACCTGGGCACGATCGTACCAGAAGCTTTTCATCTGCGATATTTGCATCTGCATCACAATCGCAGCGCCAACAAACGTGAGCGACACAAAGGTCACAAGAACAACAGACACAACCATAGAAAGGTTACGACGAAGCCCCTGTCCAACCTCTTTCAGAACAAGCGCGTATCTCATCGAACCGGCCCCACATCCTGCTGTTCGTCCCCATCCGGGTCAGCATCAAGTCGGAGTCTCTTTGCCAGCGCCGCCGTATCAGCCAAAATACCGGAATCTACAGTGGGGTCTGCCGGTTTCACGTGCGGTTGCTCCGCCTCAGTAGCACCCAGAGAAACAGACTGTGCCTCTTCGCGAGAGACGTCACCACCGGCCTGAGAGAATCCGGCCGATGGCAGGTCGGACTGCACCGGGATATGCGGTGCAGCGTTTTCTAATCCTTCTTTTATAAGTGGGACGGCGGCAGTTACACCGTATCCACCCTCGCGCTCGTCTCGCACAAGTTGTCCCCCGGAAAGCTCAATAACACGCTGTTGCATCTGATCAACAAAACCGGCCTCATGGGTTGCCATCACGATAGTGGTTCCCCTGGCATTAATGCTCTTCAGAAGATTCATAATGCCAAGACTTGTCTGCGGGTCAAGATTTCCAGTGGGCTCATCAGCCAACAAAATAGGAGGATTATTCACAAAAGCGCGAGCAATGGCAACGCGCTGCTGCTCGCCTCCAGAAAGTTCGTGCGGCATCCGTTTTGCCTTACCTCCAAGACCAACCAGCTCAAGCGTATCGGGCACTGCCTCCTGGATAAAGCCTCGAGACTTTCCGATAACCTGCAGGCTAAACGCAACATTGTCATACACCGTCTTATTGTTCAGTAGGCGAAAATCCTGAAAGACTACGCCCAGACTGCGACGAAAATACGGCACTTTTCGATTAGAGATCGAACTGAGGTTCTGGCCCAGCACGTTAATTGAACCACCCGTCACCCGCTCCTCACGGAGGATGAGCTGGAGGCAACTGGACTTACCCGAACCTGAGGCTCCCACTAAAAACACAAACTCTCCGCGATTTATACGGATGCTAATGTCTGAGAGCGCCGGCTTTGCGGTGCCCGGGTATTTCTTGGAGACGTTATCAAACCAAATCATGTCGGCACAATCCTATGCACCACTTCGCCGTTTCACGAAGCGACGCGCGGCACCACACACAATCCACAGAGAAAGGTTAGGCCTTTTGCGCTTCGAGATTTTTGAGCGAACGCCATCGAATACCCGCCTGAATGAAGTGGTCAAGATCACCATCAAAAACTGGCTGCGGGTTATTGACCTCGTACTCAGTACGGAGATCTTTCACCATTTGATATGGGGCAAGCACATAGCTACGCATCTGGTCACCCCAGCTAGCCGTGATGTTCCCCGCGAGCTCTTTCTTCTTTGCGTTCTCTTCTTCGCGCATCTGAAGCACCAAGCGCGACTGTAATACACGCAGGGCAGCGGCACGGTTTTGCAGCTGACTCTTCTCATTCTGACAGCTCACCACGATCCCGGTGGGAAGGTGAGTGATCCGCACGGCAGAGTCGGTGGTGTTCACCGATTGTCCCCCGGGTCCACTCGACCGAAAAACGTCGATGCGAATGTCATTCTCGGGAATATCAATGCTCTCAGCCTGCTCAATCAGTGGAACAACCTCCACGGCGGCAAAGCTGGTTTGACGCTTACCCGCAGAGTTAAAAGGACTCATCCGCACGAGACGGTGAGTCCCAGCCTCGACCGAAAGTTTGCCAAACGCATAGGGCTCATCCACCTCGAAGGTTGCCGATTTAATACCGGCCTCCTCCGCATAGCTGGTGTCTAGCACCCGCACCGAGTACCCGTGCTGCTCCGACCATCTAAGGTACATGCGCAAGAGCATCTCGGCAAAATCAGCAGCATCCACTCCTCCGGCGCCCGCCCTGATCGTGACCACCGCGGGGTTCGGGTCGTACTCACCGCCCAGTAGCGTCTGGATCTCGAGGTCGCTCACAACCTTTTCAATCTCACCCAGCTCATGTTGCGCCTCCTGTGCCGATGCCTCATCGTCCTCAGCTTTTGCGAGCTCAACTAAGACCTCCAGATCGTCAAGGCGTTCTACAACGGAACGGATACGCTTCAACTCGGCCTGGCGATGGCTCAGATCACTGGTTACCCGCTGAGCCTCCTCGGCGTTATCCCACAGGTCCGGCGCGGAGGCCCGTTTCTCAAGATCCGAGATCTCTTTCACAAGCCTCTCAACGCCGATCACCGCGGTGATGTCTGCAAACGTGGAGCGCAACGCACCAATCTGGGTGGAAAGATCAAAATCTAACATGGTCTGTACAGCTTACAGGTTCAGGCTCAGCACGTCCGCCCCGGGAGAACCGGAGGGTGATCACTCTTCCATCACGGCATACCCCGAGGCAAACAAAAGCCACAGCGGCACGGTTTAGCCGGCGGCGCTACTCACCGATATAGCTCATCACATGTTTGATGCGGGTGTAGTCTTCAAAACCGTACATTGACAGATCCTTGCCGTAACCCGAGTGTTTAAAACCGCCGTGTGGCATCTCAGCAACAATCGGGATATGCGTGTTAATCCACACCGCGCCAAAGTCAAGACGCTTGGCAAATCGTTGTGCCCGCCCGTGATCTCTTGTCCACACCGAAGACGCTAGTCCATAATTCACACCGTTAGCCAGTCTCAGGGCTTCGACCTCATCAGTAAACGACTGCACGGTGATCACGGGACCAAAGATTTCATTTTGGATCACATCGTCATCCTGTCGCAGCCCGGTCACCACCGTTGCCTCATAAAAATATCCCCGCGTGCCCTGACGTTTGCCACCCAGCTCCACTCTGGCGTGTGCCGGAAGGTTATCGACCACCGCGCTTACCCGCTGAAACTGACCGGCATTGTTAAGTGGGCCATAGAGTATGCCCTCTTCGTGCGGCGCACCCGTCTTAGCGTTCTGAGCCGCATAGGCCACCAGCCTGGCGACAAAGTCATCGTGGATAGACTCGTGCACGAGCAGTCGAGTTGCTGCAGTGCAGTCTTGACCCGCATTAAAGTATCCGGCGGCGGTAATACCCTCGACCGCCTGATCAAGGTCGGCATCGGGAAAAACGATTACGGGCGCTTTACCACCCAGTTCAAGATGGAGGCGTTTGAGGTCTTCGGAACCGGTCTTTGCCACCTCAATTCCCGCACGCACAGAACCGGTAATAGACACCAGCTGCGGTGTCTTATGCTCCACCATCAGGTTACCCGTGGTGCGGTCACCCAACACCACGTTGAGGACGCCGGGAGGCAGAAATTCAGCGGCAACCTCCGCGAGTAGCAGGGTCGAGAGCGGGGTGGTATCCGAGGGCTTCAGCACGGTTGTGTTTCCCGCGGCCAGGGCCGGAGCAATCTTCCACACCGCCATGTTGAGCGGATAGTTCCACGGGGTCACCTGGGCGACAACCCCGATGGGCTCGCGACGAATGCTTGAAGTATGGTCGTTCATATACTCACCGGTCGCGCGTCCCTCAAGGACGCGTGCGGCCCCCGCAAAAAAGCGAATCTGGTCAATCGACGCGATAATCTCATCTTCGATAATGGATGCCCGGGGTTTGCCCGTATCAAGCGATTCCGCGTCTGCAAATTCTTCTATGCGCGCCTCCATGGCGTCGGCTATACGAAAAAGCGCTAGCTGACGCTCGGCGGGTGTTGACTCACCCCAGGTGGAAAAAGCGGCGTCGGCAGCCCGAAAGGCAGCGTTCACGTCTTCTTCATTGGAAACGGGTGAGAGCGCTATCACCTCCTCGGTTGAGGGATCAATGACCTGAAAGGTGTCGTCTGAACGTGAGGAGACAAACTCCCCGTTAATAAAATTTTGCAATGTTTTTGAAGTCATGTCCCAATACTAAACATTTTCTAGGAAAAAACCAGATATTCCGGTCGAGATAGCCATAATCAACACGCTTAATCAACGAATTCCTTTGCAAAATTATGTTTTAAGTGCGAGAATCGCGTTATGGGTCCGAAAACAAAACCGTTAACACTTGATGAGACCTCAAAGGCGATCATCGAGCAGCTCCAGGTGGACGGTCGGCGCTCATACGCTGAGATTGGCAAAGCTGTGGGTTTAAGCGAGGCTGCTGTTCGTCAGCGCGTACAAAAACTCACTGAAGCCGGGGTGATGCAGATTGTTGCTGTCACGGACCCCCTCCAGTTGGGGTTCCATCGCCAAGCCACCATCGGTATTCGTGTGACAGGCGATACCCGGAAAGTTGCCGACCGTCTCGCGCAGATCCCTTCCGTAAGCTACCTCATACTCACGGCAGGATCGTTCGACATCATGATTGAGGTCGTCTGCGAGAACGACTCCCACCTAGTTGACCTATTAAACTCTCAAATACGGTCTCTACCGGAAGTCGTGTCCACTGAAACCTTTGTCTTTCTCGAACTCAGAAAACAACACTACGACTGGGGAACTCGATAACTATGTCATACAATCCACAACAGCCCGGCGATAACGATTCGCTGCAAAAAAAGGCAAAAGACCACCTCTGGATGCACTTTACTCGCCAATCCACGGCGGACAATAGCAACGTGCCC
Proteins encoded in this window:
- a CDS encoding ankyrin repeat domain-containing protein, producing the protein MSRYTLFFAGVLVAAFALTGCSVPRPLSAPSSAPSSPTPSSRAVVTEPEPDPGPVVREDLVGLSIEELNSRLIQAAWANNVAEAEQLIIAGADVNAKDDTVQSAYLISTSEGYLDFLNLTLANGADVASLDWYNGTGLIRAAERGHAAIVGRLVRAGISLDHVNNPGWVALHEALLFAKATQVEAYQDTARVLVAAGANLEIPAVGDGETPLRMAQRRGLQVQENLMNRAITAPVNSVNAQAELMRAVEIGDPNLAALAIRAGASVTQPDAGGRTAREIAAAGAHGVTLRLIENLGG
- a CDS encoding SDR family oxidoreductase, with amino-acid sequence MGFAVTGATGQLGTLVIAEILARGIPASEIIALVRDPRKALRLQEQGITVRQANYTDPPSLVAALAGVDRLLLISSDGIGQRLAQHKNVIDSAKTSGVKFIAYTSILQADTSQLTLAPEHKATEEYLVSSGVTHTLLRNGWYTENYAGNLSTARQTGTVVGITGNGKVSSASRSDYAEAAAIVLTDAVHDGAVFELSGDVAWSYEELAAALSSVIDREVIYQQVSTETYTQRLIDAGLDRGVADFLTRLELDAAQGLLSLVTGDLSRLIGRPTTPLREGLAQLV
- a CDS encoding Lrp/AsnC family transcriptional regulator, whose protein sequence is MGPKTKPLTLDETSKAIIEQLQVDGRRSYAEIGKAVGLSEAAVRQRVQKLTEAGVMQIVAVTDPLQLGFHRQATIGIRVTGDTRKVADRLAQIPSVSYLILTAGSFDIMIEVVCENDSHLVDLLNSQIRSLPEVVSTETFVFLELRKQHYDWGTR
- the smpB gene encoding SsrA-binding protein SmpB, which gives rise to MPKERGEIVVATNRKARHDYLIEDTYEAGMVLFGTEVKSLRQGKASLVDGYAYIDNNEVWLDNVHIPEYFNGTWTNHATRRKRKLLLHKQEITKLWHKTREGGYTIIPLKLYFNDGRAKVELAVAKGKREYDKRHALRERQDRREAERAIATRSKLGE
- the ftsE gene encoding cell division ATP-binding protein FtsE, with amino-acid sequence MIWFDNVSKKYPGTAKPALSDISIRINRGEFVFLVGASGSGKSSCLQLILREERVTGGSINVLGQNLSSISNRKVPYFRRSLGVVFQDFRLLNNKTVYDNVAFSLQVIGKSRGFIQEAVPDTLELVGLGGKAKRMPHELSGGEQQRVAIARAFVNNPPILLADEPTGNLDPQTSLGIMNLLKSINARGTTIVMATHEAGFVDQMQQRVIELSGGQLVRDEREGGYGVTAAVPLIKEGLENAAPHIPVQSDLPSAGFSQAGGDVSREEAQSVSLGATEAEQPHVKPADPTVDSGILADTAALAKRLRLDADPDGDEQQDVGPVR
- a CDS encoding D-arabinono-1,4-lactone oxidase: MRTKDRTWRNWGRTVSIVPTRVEHPVSVEEVQRTVVLAVERGMRVKAIGSGHSFTDIAAAPDVQLSLDGLSGVISVDAERSRVTLAAGTPLHQLSKLLQPYGLALQNMGDIDRQTLAGATSTGTHGTGGSFGGLATQIVALTLVVANGEKLRISETENPDLLPAARVALGALGVITDLTIQCVPAFLLRAVERPEPLQQVVESYVERSADEDHFEFYWFPHTEIGLTKTNTRLPLSEARVPLSKVGRWVNDELLANQTYRAVCALGAMMPGIVPPVNRFAQRVTGSRSFTDHSPNVFVSNRAVRFREMEYALPREAVPEALHEMKVLIKRRGWRISFPLEVRSAAADDNWLSTAYGQETGYIAIHRYYRENPREYFVAAEEIMKAHGGRPHWGKVHFRQAGSLREVYPRFEDFLAVRNRLDPERRFENAYLRRVLGS
- a CDS encoding gamma-aminobutyraldehyde dehydrogenase, with product MTSKTLQNFINGEFVSSRSDDTFQVIDPSTEEVIALSPVSNEEDVNAAFRAADAAFSTWGESTPAERQLALFRIADAMEARIEEFADAESLDTGKPRASIIEDEIIASIDQIRFFAGAARVLEGRATGEYMNDHTSSIRREPIGVVAQVTPWNYPLNMAVWKIAPALAAGNTTVLKPSDTTPLSTLLLAEVAAEFLPPGVLNVVLGDRTTGNLMVEHKTPQLVSITGSVRAGIEVAKTGSEDLKRLHLELGGKAPVIVFPDADLDQAVEGITAAGYFNAGQDCTAATRLLVHESIHDDFVARLVAYAAQNAKTGAPHEEGILYGPLNNAGQFQRVSAVVDNLPAHARVELGGKRQGTRGYFYEATVVTGLRQDDDVIQNEIFGPVITVQSFTDEVEALRLANGVNYGLASSVWTRDHGRAQRFAKRLDFGAVWINTHIPIVAEMPHGGFKHSGYGKDLSMYGFEDYTRIKHVMSYIGE
- the ftsX gene encoding permease-like cell division protein FtsX, which gives rise to MRYALVLKEVGQGLRRNLSMVVSVVLVTFVSLTFVGAAIVMQMQISQMKSFWYDRAQVAVYMCTEVYNSQTCAGSDATPEQVENVRSILESDALAPFIEDVTFLDRDAAFEAFSREFEGNAIVDISSPADMNETFWIKLKDPSQSAVISETLSNISGVQSVSDQRSLLDRIFNVLNAASYTALSIAGLMLVAAVLLISTTIRLSAFSRRREIGIMRLVGASNRFIQTPFIIEGIISALIGAVLASLATVAIVEFFVQGVLVETLPTFSYISTLQSLVIPPILVALGILLSGLAAKVAITRYLRV
- a CDS encoding DUF1049 domain-containing protein, whose translation is MSTHTSPNAQPTPRGNRFLTWLKNRWLGIVVTALMVVLLIQNIGIINSINISLLWIQISAPVWVLLLVLFATGAIAGVSFARSREKARQDSHKK
- a CDS encoding amino acid deaminase/aldolase: MTPAPRGGEEVWKTPEIFWPQLSAATDRLDTPLAVIHLPALRHNAHDMLRRAGGKPIRVASKSVRVRSVLDGVLELPGYSGVLAYTLPEALWLAEGDSAHSPIEDVVVGYPTADREGIQRLAGSAELADRVTLMIDSLAQLDFIDSIVPSSRRETIRVCLELDASWKAPLLGHIGVFRSPLHEPRGLREMAEQIIHRPGFKIVGLMGYEAQIAGQGDNSPGRPLRSIVVRWMQQKSREELLARRAEAVAEVRELIDLEFVNGGGTGSLEFTGGDPSVTEIAAGSGLFGGHLFDTYRGFTPAPAASFALSVVRHPNGKTVTLLGGGWVASGPPGVDRLPRIEWPVGLSMVPREMAGEVQSPLVGESAHALSMGDRVWLRHTKSGELSEHVNEFQVVEAASGGMRVAGAVPSYRGEGKVFL
- the prfB gene encoding peptide chain release factor 2 encodes the protein MLDFDLSTQIGALRSTFADITAVIGVERLVKEISDLEKRASAPDLWDNAEEAQRVTSDLSHRQAELKRIRSVVERLDDLEVLVELAKAEDDEASAQEAQHELGEIEKVVSDLEIQTLLGGEYDPNPAVVTIRAGAGGVDAADFAEMLLRMYLRWSEQHGYSVRVLDTSYAEEAGIKSATFEVDEPYAFGKLSVEAGTHRLVRMSPFNSAGKRQTSFAAVEVVPLIEQAESIDIPENDIRIDVFRSSGPGGQSVNTTDSAVRITHLPTGIVVSCQNEKSQLQNRAAALRVLQSRLVLQMREEENAKKKELAGNITASWGDQMRSYVLAPYQMVKDLRTEYEVNNPQPVFDGDLDHFIQAGIRWRSLKNLEAQKA